The segment CCCTCATCCTGACACAACCGATGCAAAAACATTAAATCTGTTTCGCCTTCCTGCTCATACCTGTCTTTTTTCGGATTGTCATTTGCCTGATAGTACAGTTTCATACCGTTTCGTTTTGCGACATCTCCAGCTACCACTTTTAGAGTAGTCTTTTCCCAAGCTTTTGATTTAAACTGCCCCCGCAGGCTCGAAGTCTCCGACACAGCTAAGGCCTTGACTTTTACCTCTCCCGGTTTAGCTTCAATCTCGTCAATTTCAAACTTACCAAGAGGAGCTTTTATGGTGCTACCTTTCCAATTCTGCTTATAAATTGTCGCGTTCAATGTAGATCCTTTACTCGGAAACCAGCTACCCAACCATTTGCGGGAAATGTCCTCAAGGTTTATTTGCAAGTCGTCGATCTGGCCACTTAAATTGTCAGTATAAATCCAATCTTTCAAGTGTTCGTCCAAACCCGAATTGATGTTTTTGCCGTTATAGCTGATAGAAAGATATGTTCGTCTACTGTCAATCATAGTTCCTCATCCTCTAAAAACTCATCATCATCTTCATTCAGCCACTCTGGTCTATCTGTAATTTCAGATGTATCAACTTCAGGTATGTTCAGAACGATTCCTCCTGGGAAAATCACTACAGTTCGATATTTATAATTAGCTTCAAATAAAAGAGGGAGCAAATATTCGCTCCCCCATGTCCGGTATGCAATCAAATCCCAGGTGTCACCCTGTAAGGTAGTATAAGTTTTAACCATCATAGCTCACCCTCTTGGTATTCACACTTGGCAATTGAATATTATTGATTCTCCGTTCCAAATTATTCAGCGCTTTTATGACTCGTTCCCCGGCCGATTGAATCCCGTTTAAAGAGCCTAACCAGCCGCTTGCCTGGCCGGCATATCCTGTTAATATATCTAGGTTATGCGCCACTGAACCAGCTTTGGTTTTAATGTCCCAAAAAGCCCCAGCAATCCATCCGCTTGCCTGTCCCGAGTACATTGTGAGGACAGAAAAATTAAACGTTGCCGATTTAATATTGTTAGACAAGTCAAACGCCGAGCCCGCAATCTGTCCACTTGCCTGCCCCGCATACATTGTAAGGAGACTAAAATTGAACGCTGCCACCTTTGCGTTATTGGACAGTTCGGTTACCGGTCCGACCAGTTGGTTACTGGCTTGTCCGGAATACATAGCTAAGGAAGAAAAATTCTTGGTAGCTAATTGGATTTGCGGCAGCAGACTTTGCATTGCAGCGTTAACTCCAGATGTATCAACGGACTTATTATTTTGGACAGTCGCATTCTGAATAGGAGGTTGGGCAGCAGCAACGGTTCGACGGTGTGATCTAACTACAGTTTGTTTATTTTCTTCCTTTGGACCGCCAAACCCAAATAGTTTCGGAATTGCTCCTACTCTTGTGTCAGTGTATCTTTCCGGAGTGAAGTCAAAGGGATTACTGAATAGTTTTTTGGGTTTTGAACTTCCTTTTTTATGCCCAAATGCCCAGTCGGCTACTTCATCTGTTGCATTGGTCAGTTCATTAATTAACATAAGTTGCCCAAGCGGTCCAAGAGTCCTTTTAAAGAATTGTTTACTACCGTCTTTAACTACACTCTTTCCGGCAGCCTTTGTGGTTTTAGACTCTACAAGCTGCTTTTTTGCACTACTATTGCCTGAATGCTTATCTGAACGTGACCCTGTTTTAGAGCTCGGCGTTGTAGGAACTGTAGTTGCAGCAGCAGGTGGTTTCCGACCTTTTATCTTGTCGTATCCCCACTTGCCGGCACCCCAAGCTCCTCTAACTAACGCTCCACCACCCATTATCCAAGCCAGTGTCCCCATCCCTGCAGCTGCAGCAAAATTCCCTTGGACAAGATTACTACCGGTTGATTTCACAGTTCCTTCAAATGCAGCCAACCAAGCTTTTGCTGCAATTTCTCCGAGCTTTGTGAAGATTTTATTCATACTGTCTCCGCCGGATCCCGAAAGCCATTTCTCGATTTTTACAGCAGCTTCATCTAGCATATAGACTACCTTGTCGCCGAAGTCCATTCCGCCAAACTTAGCGTAGTTTGCTAAATCCTTTTGATACTGC is part of the Bacillus sp. B-jedd genome and harbors:
- a CDS encoding tail protein X, translating into MMVKTYTTLQGDTWDLIAYRTWGSEYLLPLLFEANYKYRTVVIFPGGIVLNIPEVDTSEITDRPEWLNEDDDEFLEDEEL
- a CDS encoding phage late control D family protein yields the protein MIDSRRTYLSISYNGKNINSGLDEHLKDWIYTDNLSGQIDDLQINLEDISRKWLGSWFPSKGSTLNATIYKQNWKGSTIKAPLGKFEIDEIEAKPGEVKVKALAVSETSSLRGQFKSKAWEKTTLKVVAGDVAKRNGMKLYYQANDNPKKDRYEQEGETDLMFLHRLCQDEGFCLKITNKSIVILDEEDYERASVVATIIWPSNETDETQVLDWSAKTTLSGVYKSCRVEHKVSKKKTIKATYTPPKPPNVGRVLIVKEQVKSVAEAQRLARKRLREANKEATTVWLKIASEKHFYAGNTVNLKGFGKFDGKYIISQASHSQDDTELKLRKCLEGY